A DNA window from Acetilactobacillus jinshanensis contains the following coding sequences:
- a CDS encoding aspartate kinase, giving the protein MKVVKFGGSSLANGPEFQKVIDIIKADPGRRFIVTSAPGKRHDGDIKVTDLLIKYANQTIKNQDTYQVLNEIIGRYQAIADYFKLPPHALDKIKSILTDLPSHDYSDNAHLMAAFKAHGERMNARLMTLVLNHLGIKAKFIDPSVSGIVVTGKNPNDAFVKEVTYQNMKKLLPLKKQPIRLVFPGFFGFTSDGQIATFARGGSDITGSIVARGLHVHMYENFTDVDAIYTANPKIINNPVPIRKMTYREMRELSYAGFSVFNDEAIIPAIQGDVTINIKNTNNPKAPGTFIMPRHNFNEPDNLITGIAGKKNFMALYIHKYLLNAQVGFTLRLLKILVKYNVSYEHMPSGIDDLTIIINKDQLNQHKLTAIKHDVQEVLHPDDVEWIDDYAIIMVVGEGMIGKVGTLSRIIEPLAHKNIPIKMINKGASQISMMIGTRAEDADEAIRRIYNEFLE; this is encoded by the coding sequence TTGAAAGTTGTAAAGTTCGGTGGCAGTTCACTTGCTAATGGTCCTGAATTCCAGAAGGTCATTGACATTATCAAGGCTGATCCAGGCCGTCGTTTTATCGTAACGTCCGCTCCTGGTAAGCGTCATGATGGTGATATTAAAGTCACGGATCTGTTGATCAAATATGCTAACCAAACGATCAAAAACCAAGATACCTATCAAGTGTTGAACGAGATTATCGGGCGCTACCAAGCAATTGCGGATTACTTTAAGTTACCGCCGCACGCCTTAGATAAAATTAAATCGATCTTAACGGATCTACCGAGCCATGATTATTCTGATAACGCTCATTTAATGGCCGCATTTAAAGCCCATGGTGAGCGGATGAACGCTCGGTTAATGACCTTAGTTCTTAACCATTTAGGAATTAAAGCTAAGTTTATTGATCCCAGCGTTTCCGGGATTGTCGTAACAGGTAAAAACCCTAATGACGCTTTCGTTAAAGAAGTTACCTACCAGAACATGAAAAAGCTGTTGCCACTAAAGAAACAGCCGATTCGCTTGGTCTTTCCTGGTTTCTTTGGTTTCACATCCGATGGTCAGATTGCCACGTTTGCCCGTGGTGGATCTGACATCACCGGATCGATCGTTGCCCGTGGCCTACACGTTCACATGTACGAAAACTTTACCGATGTTGACGCAATTTATACGGCCAATCCCAAGATCATTAACAATCCGGTTCCGATCCGAAAGATGACCTACCGTGAAATGCGTGAATTATCTTACGCTGGTTTCTCAGTCTTTAATGATGAAGCCATCATCCCGGCCATTCAGGGTGACGTTACGATCAACATTAAAAACACCAATAATCCGAAGGCACCAGGGACGTTCATTATGCCACGGCATAATTTTAATGAACCTGATAACTTAATCACCGGGATCGCTGGTAAAAAGAACTTCATGGCATTATATATCCATAAGTATCTGTTAAACGCTCAGGTCGGATTTACGTTAAGATTGCTCAAAATCTTAGTTAAATATAACGTGTCCTACGAACACATGCCGTCTGGGATCGATGATTTGACCATCATCATTAATAAGGACCAGTTAAATCAGCATAAGTTGACCGCCATTAAGCATGACGTTCAAGAAGTTTTGCATCCTGATGACGTTGAATGGATTGACGATTACGCCATCATCATGGTCGTTGGTGAAGGCATGATCGGTAAAGTCGGGACGTTATCACGAATCATTGAACCGCTCGCCCATAAAAACATCCCAATCAAGATGATTAACAAGGGTGCCAGTCAGATCTCAATGATGATCGGGACCCGTGCCGAAGATGCTGATGAAGCCATTCGCCGAATCTATAACGAATTTCTCGAATAG
- a CDS encoding aspartate-semialdehyde dehydrogenase — protein sequence MRKYNVAILGATGAVGSRLIDQLAKSTIPVNHLELLASKKSAGKPLQFKGHTIKVQEATPDSFNNIDLVLSSPSSDVARKLLPEAVKRGATCVDNSSAFRYDTNVPLVVPECNADALKLHHGIVANPNCSTTQMMAALEPVRKAFGLKSIIVSTYQAASGAGGAALKEFFRQAQEYLDHKPMEHNILPVGSQPKHYPLAFNLIPQIDRFFSNGYSREEWKMIHETKKIMLGDMNAPQIKVNATCVRVPVPIAHGETVYFKVADKSATADKIKELEKNAPGVTLLDDPAHQVYPMPHYAEGHRDTFVGRIRPDLEHDDIFDMWVVADNLLKGAAWNTVENGEELVKRGLVRVPKDYYVKPGVNHQA from the coding sequence ATGCGTAAGTATAATGTTGCAATTTTAGGTGCTACCGGTGCCGTTGGTTCTCGATTAATCGATCAGTTAGCTAAGTCTACAATTCCTGTTAACCATTTAGAATTATTAGCTTCTAAGAAATCCGCTGGCAAGCCGTTACAGTTTAAAGGTCATACCATCAAGGTTCAGGAAGCGACTCCTGATTCCTTTAACAACATCGACTTGGTACTATCTTCACCAAGTTCTGACGTTGCCCGTAAGCTTTTACCAGAAGCCGTTAAGCGTGGTGCTACCTGTGTTGATAACAGTAGTGCTTTCCGTTACGACACCAACGTTCCGTTAGTCGTTCCTGAATGTAACGCTGACGCTTTAAAGTTACACCATGGCATCGTTGCCAACCCTAACTGTTCAACCACTCAGATGATGGCTGCTTTAGAACCAGTTCGCAAGGCCTTTGGTTTAAAGTCCATTATCGTATCAACTTATCAGGCTGCTTCCGGTGCTGGTGGTGCCGCATTAAAAGAATTCTTCCGTCAGGCCCAGGAATACTTAGACCATAAGCCAATGGAACACAACATTTTACCAGTTGGCAGCCAGCCAAAGCACTATCCATTAGCATTTAACTTAATTCCACAGATCGATCGTTTCTTTAGCAACGGCTACAGCCGTGAAGAATGGAAGATGATCCATGAAACCAAGAAGATCATGTTAGGCGACATGAACGCACCACAGATCAAAGTTAACGCTACCTGTGTCCGGGTTCCCGTTCCGATTGCCCATGGTGAAACGGTTTACTTTAAGGTTGCTGACAAGAGTGCCACTGCTGACAAGATTAAGGAATTAGAAAAGAACGCCCCAGGTGTTACCTTGTTAGATGACCCAGCACATCAAGTTTACCCAATGCCACATTATGCAGAAGGTCACCGTGATACTTTCGTTGGCCGAATCCGTCCTGACTTAGAACATGATGACATCTTTGACATGTGGGTCGTTGCCGATAACCTGTTAAAGGGTGCCGCATGGAACACCGTTGAAAATGGTGAAGAATTAGTAAAGCGTGGCTTAGTTCGCGTTCCTAAAGATTACTACGTCAAGCCAGGCGTTAACCATCAAGCTTAA
- a CDS encoding CAP domain-containing protein — translation MKINMKHLIKVSAIILLSLGMAGASSSPVNAISVHRRPRISRHMCRRHQCRFRRHCRHHRAAKAVINVDHHKIVIDLSPDRYDDPLSITQIEHETFRKINEDRKLHHLKPLCQTHCLRELAKLRADQCSELDYLTHRDSQGNIYYEKDADKLGVHLGDYSGENIAGAGKGPILMDNNPHVYNNQDGIDMADMDEDEMVYHDADSNWGHRYNTLNKHYTKVGIGASQKHGTNDYYVSENFSS, via the coding sequence ATGAAAATCAATATGAAGCACTTAATTAAAGTATCCGCAATTATTTTACTTTCGTTAGGAATGGCTGGCGCGTCCAGCAGTCCCGTTAACGCGATCTCGGTGCATCGACGCCCGCGAATCTCACGGCATATGTGCCGTCGCCATCAATGTCGCTTCAGACGTCATTGTCGTCACCATAGAGCAGCTAAAGCGGTCATTAACGTTGATCACCATAAAATCGTGATTGATCTAAGCCCAGATCGCTATGATGATCCTTTGAGCATTACCCAGATTGAACATGAGACCTTCCGGAAGATTAACGAAGACCGGAAGTTACATCACTTAAAGCCACTTTGCCAGACCCATTGCTTAAGGGAATTAGCTAAGTTACGTGCTGATCAGTGTTCCGAATTAGATTATTTAACCCATCGAGATTCTCAAGGTAATATTTATTACGAAAAGGATGCCGACAAATTGGGCGTTCACCTCGGTGACTACAGTGGTGAAAACATTGCCGGTGCGGGTAAAGGACCGATCTTAATGGACAATAATCCTCACGTTTATAACAATCAAGACGGAATTGACATGGCTGATATGGACGAAGACGAAATGGTCTACCATGATGCTGATTCCAACTGGGGCCATCGCTACAATACCTTAAACAAGCATTACACCAAAGTTGGCATTGGTGCTTCCCAGAAACACGGCACCAATGATTACTACGTATCGGAAAACTTTAGTAGCTAA
- the dapB gene encoding 4-hydroxy-tetrahydrodipicolinate reductase has translation MIKVMIAGFTGAMGQKAIRLVQNTKNLQMVAGFAPSAKNPDPKKYGLNSNVKIFHRLDDVKTDANIWIDFTLPSAVYDDTKFAIQHHICPVIGTSGMSADQMKSLQKLSEKEHVGGVIAPNFGLSAVLLMKFAQMAAKYFPDVEIIEMHHGDKADAPSGTALNTAQLIDKVRPRHEQGAKHPIENLKGVRGGDYHGIRIHSVRLPGYIAHEQVLFGGPGEALTIRQDSFDRGSFMKGVKIASLKVTKLDHVVVGLENLL, from the coding sequence ATGATTAAAGTTATGATTGCCGGATTTACCGGTGCAATGGGCCAAAAAGCTATTCGTTTAGTTCAAAACACCAAAAACTTACAGATGGTTGCGGGCTTTGCCCCGTCTGCTAAGAATCCAGACCCAAAGAAATACGGTTTAAACAGTAACGTTAAGATCTTTCATCGTTTAGATGACGTTAAGACCGATGCTAATATTTGGATCGACTTCACGTTACCAAGTGCCGTTTATGATGACACTAAGTTTGCCATTCAGCATCACATTTGCCCGGTTATCGGAACCAGTGGGATGTCCGCTGATCAGATGAAGTCCTTACAGAAGTTATCCGAAAAGGAACATGTCGGTGGCGTAATTGCTCCGAACTTTGGCTTATCCGCCGTCTTATTAATGAAGTTCGCTCAGATGGCCGCCAAGTACTTCCCAGATGTTGAAATTATCGAAATGCACCATGGTGACAAAGCTGATGCGCCATCCGGAACCGCTTTGAATACCGCCCAGTTGATTGATAAGGTCCGTCCTCGTCATGAACAGGGCGCTAAACACCCGATCGAAAACCTAAAGGGCGTTCGTGGTGGTGACTACCACGGGATCCGCATTCATTCCGTTCGTTTACCAGGCTACATTGCCCATGAACAGGTTCTCTTTGGTGGGCCTGGTGAAGCCCTGACCATTCGTCAGGATTCATTCGATCGTGGCTCCTTCATGAAGGGTGTTAAGATTGCATCCCTTAAAGTTACGAAGTTAGATCACGTTGTCGTTGGCTTAGAAAATCTTTTATAA
- the lysA gene encoding diaminopimelate decarboxylase produces MNEQISSNQINSAGHLTIGGVDTLELAQRYGTPLIVYDVAKIKSQIHHFQKVFRDNHVKSAVVYATKAFESLAMFQLANKEHCHFDVVSGGEIYAALAAGVPGKMMIFHGNNKSRAELEMAVRHHLGAIMLDNFHEIDLLNSVLDQMNSKINVMIRLTPGITAETNSYDQTGQVDSKFGFDVQSGQGEDALKQVLHSPRMNLIGIHCHIGSQIFDVTGFEIAAKKMVKFAADWKRKYNFVPKIIDVGGGFGIRYVKSDHPIAPEDFVDAIVKTIKSQAAKQHLPMPAIWIEPGRSIVGPAGYNLYTIGSSKRVPGIKPYVDVDGGMGDNIRPALYHAKYEAVLANDPNAKPVQNVRIAGKYCESGDIMIQNQPLPKIKPGDILAVLDTGAYGYSMAMDYNMNPRPAVVFVENGKSKLVIRRETYADMIRLNQKL; encoded by the coding sequence ATGAATGAACAAATTAGTTCAAATCAGATCAACTCAGCTGGTCATTTGACGATCGGTGGGGTTGATACCTTAGAATTAGCACAACGATACGGTACGCCGTTAATTGTCTACGACGTTGCCAAGATCAAATCCCAGATTCATCATTTTCAGAAGGTTTTCCGTGATAATCACGTAAAATCCGCCGTAGTCTACGCCACCAAGGCATTCGAAAGTTTAGCGATGTTCCAATTAGCTAACAAGGAACATTGTCACTTTGACGTCGTCAGCGGTGGTGAAATTTACGCTGCTTTAGCTGCAGGCGTTCCCGGTAAAATGATGATCTTTCATGGTAATAACAAATCACGTGCCGAATTAGAAATGGCCGTTCGTCACCATTTGGGTGCGATCATGCTAGATAACTTTCATGAAATTGATTTATTAAATAGCGTTTTAGATCAGATGAATAGCAAGATTAACGTTATGATCCGCTTAACGCCGGGAATTACCGCTGAAACCAATAGTTATGATCAGACCGGTCAGGTTGACAGTAAATTCGGTTTCGATGTTCAGTCTGGACAGGGTGAAGACGCTTTAAAGCAAGTGCTTCACAGTCCACGGATGAATTTAATCGGTATTCATTGCCACATCGGTTCGCAGATCTTTGACGTAACCGGTTTTGAGATTGCTGCCAAAAAGATGGTCAAGTTCGCCGCTGACTGGAAACGAAAATATAACTTTGTACCTAAGATCATCGACGTCGGCGGTGGCTTCGGGATCCGTTACGTCAAGAGTGATCATCCCATCGCACCGGAAGACTTCGTTGATGCGATTGTTAAGACGATCAAATCACAGGCTGCTAAACAGCACTTACCAATGCCTGCTATCTGGATTGAACCTGGTCGTTCGATTGTCGGCCCTGCTGGTTATAACCTTTACACGATTGGTTCTAGCAAACGGGTTCCTGGTATTAAACCGTATGTCGACGTTGACGGCGGGATGGGTGATAACATCCGTCCAGCTCTGTATCATGCCAAGTACGAAGCAGTCTTAGCTAACGATCCAAACGCTAAACCCGTTCAGAACGTTCGGATTGCTGGTAAGTACTGTGAATCCGGTGACATCATGATTCAGAACCAGCCGTTGCCAAAGATTAAACCTGGTGACATCTTAGCAGTATTGGATACCGGAGCTTATGGCTATTCGATGGCCATGGACTATAACATGAACCCGCGTCCGGCCGTTGTCTTCGTTGAAAACGGTAAATCCAAGTTAGTAATTCGTCGTGAAACTTACGCAGATATGATTCGTTTAAACCAGAAATTATAA
- the dapD gene encoding 2,3,4,5-tetrahydropyridine-2,6-dicarboxylate N-acetyltransferase: MPKLNAKKIISFISNSKKETPVKVYVKGDMLKVKVSSSVKTFDNPTTGVWFGDWVDVKKALNDNANCIDDYVMENSCRNSAVPLLDLTKQDARIEPGSFIRDHVSIGHHVVVMMGAVINIGAEIGDNSMIDMNAVLGGRAIIGKDSHIGAGAVIAGVVEPASAKPVRIDDHVLVGANAVVVEGVHVGEGAVIGAGAVVLHDVPAHTVVAGVPAKVIKKVDTKTKSETGEQKSLRKM, translated from the coding sequence ATGCCAAAGTTAAATGCTAAAAAGATTATTAGTTTTATTAGTAATTCCAAGAAAGAAACGCCCGTTAAGGTTTACGTCAAGGGCGACATGCTCAAAGTTAAAGTATCTAGCAGTGTCAAGACCTTTGATAACCCAACGACCGGTGTCTGGTTCGGTGACTGGGTCGACGTTAAAAAGGCCTTAAATGATAACGCTAATTGCATCGATGATTACGTGATGGAAAATTCATGCCGTAATTCTGCGGTCCCGTTATTAGACCTTACGAAGCAGGATGCCCGAATTGAACCGGGATCCTTTATCCGAGATCACGTTTCAATTGGTCATCACGTCGTTGTCATGATGGGTGCCGTTATCAACATCGGTGCTGAAATCGGTGACAACAGCATGATCGACATGAACGCCGTCTTGGGTGGCCGTGCCATTATTGGCAAGGATTCACACATCGGTGCCGGTGCCGTCATTGCTGGAGTCGTTGAACCAGCATCTGCTAAGCCGGTTCGGATCGATGATCACGTTTTAGTTGGTGCTAACGCCGTCGTGGTCGAAGGTGTTCACGTTGGGGAAGGTGCCGTCATCGGTGCCGGTGCCGTCGTTCTGCATGACGTGCCAGCTCATACGGTGGTCGCTGGTGTTCCGGCTAAGGTAATCAAGAAGGTCGACACCAAGACCAAGTCTGAAACTGGTGAACAGAAGAGTTTAAGGAAGATGTAA
- the dapA gene encoding 4-hydroxy-tetrahydrodipicolinate synthase: protein MFKNVDLMTAIVTPFDKNNQINYPAMKKLVDHCLKTGTRGFVVGATTGETPELTDDEKVELYTKFGQMVPSNVPVIAGVGTNNTKESIRMTKKVGAIKGVDVCLEVVPYYNKPDQRGMFAHFTQIAAVSPVPIMMYNIPGRTGVKMANDTIVKLSHNPNIIGLKQCGTMEDMEYLVQHCDQHFVIYSGEDPQALFTKIVGGNGVISVASHIYGKQMRKMYDALYKGDYKTAGELQCKLTPVMGALFMYPSPSPTKAVLNAQGFDVGGCRMPLLALNKPEKQALAKALGLPQDALLHSLSKELKL, encoded by the coding sequence ATGTTTAAGAACGTTGATTTAATGACGGCAATCGTAACGCCATTTGATAAAAATAATCAGATTAATTATCCAGCCATGAAAAAGTTGGTTGATCATTGTTTAAAGACCGGCACCCGTGGTTTTGTCGTTGGTGCCACCACTGGTGAAACCCCTGAATTAACGGATGATGAAAAGGTTGAATTATACACGAAGTTTGGCCAGATGGTACCGAGCAACGTTCCGGTAATTGCCGGAGTTGGTACTAACAACACCAAGGAATCAATTCGTATGACCAAAAAGGTCGGTGCCATTAAGGGTGTTGACGTCTGCTTAGAAGTTGTCCCTTACTATAACAAGCCTGACCAACGAGGGATGTTCGCTCACTTTACCCAGATTGCTGCCGTCAGTCCGGTTCCGATCATGATGTACAACATTCCAGGTCGTACGGGTGTCAAGATGGCCAACGACACGATCGTTAAGTTATCACATAATCCGAACATCATCGGTTTAAAGCAGTGTGGAACCATGGAAGACATGGAATATTTGGTTCAGCATTGTGACCAGCACTTTGTGATTTACAGTGGTGAAGATCCACAGGCTTTATTCACTAAGATCGTTGGTGGTAACGGTGTAATTTCCGTTGCTTCCCATATCTACGGTAAGCAAATGCGTAAGATGTACGATGCTTTATATAAGGGTGATTACAAGACCGCTGGTGAACTCCAGTGCAAGTTAACACCGGTCATGGGTGCCTTATTCATGTACCCATCACCATCACCGACCAAAGCCGTTTTAAATGCCCAGGGCTTCGACGTTGGCGGTTGCCGCATGCCGTTATTAGCCTTGAATAAACCTGAAAAACAGGCTTTAGCTAAAGCCTTAGGTTTACCGCAGGATGCATTATTACACTCGTTAAGCAAGGAGCTGAAATTATAA
- a CDS encoding ABC transporter substrate-binding protein, giving the protein MNRYKKLFGLGVVLMSMLGLAACSNNANGTNKHAHLSETYTAPGKTSKSADEHSTLKVAEVASSPFTGVSSPTLQTMGEDQDVFAPGGGGAMFNQNKNYKIVNGGLANLKLSKKNKTATVTLRKNAKWSNGMKVTAKDVEYPYEMMGNKNSNSQQYTTDMNDIKGMAAYHAGKAKTISGITFPDGPKGRKAVLHFHRLVPALKYNGNSFMWAGVEPYEYLKNVPINKLASSTQVRNHPVFVGPYKLKKEVHGESTSWVPNKYYWGAKPKIKHISIQVVNPSNVTAALKSKKYDWANGPSSTQYPNVKHLKDYHVVGGPALSYDFMGFHVGYQDKAGASVMQKDNKMNNRSLRRAMMYALNLNEVAKKFGFGLSYRANTLIPPANKEYHSSYSQVPGFPYNFKKAKTLLKNAGYKKRNGSKWLSQPNGKKLVINFGCPQNDAASSAEDHYYVQQWHKLGLDVKFVNGRPQELNSLASMLLKPKQNKVDVYELGFTTTADPTPTGEYGTDANFNMSRLSTKENTKLLNEMNDKKSFNKAHRKKVFEKWQKYMNKEAVYTPEFFSLSWTPVNSRVKGYSVNPGDNNMWGKLSLTSSSLK; this is encoded by the coding sequence ATGAATCGATATAAGAAATTATTCGGTTTAGGCGTTGTCCTAATGTCAATGTTAGGATTAGCTGCCTGTTCTAATAATGCTAACGGTACTAACAAACATGCCCATTTATCTGAAACCTACACAGCACCTGGCAAGACTTCTAAGTCTGCCGATGAACACAGTACTTTAAAGGTTGCTGAAGTTGCTAGCTCACCATTTACCGGTGTTTCTTCACCAACCTTACAGACCATGGGTGAAGACCAAGATGTCTTTGCTCCTGGTGGCGGTGGCGCCATGTTCAACCAGAACAAGAATTACAAGATCGTTAACGGTGGGTTAGCTAACTTAAAGTTAAGCAAGAAGAACAAGACCGCAACCGTTACCTTACGTAAGAACGCTAAGTGGTCTAACGGTATGAAGGTTACTGCTAAAGATGTTGAATATCCATACGAAATGATGGGTAACAAGAACAGTAATTCTCAGCAATACACCACTGACATGAACGATATTAAAGGAATGGCTGCATACCATGCCGGTAAAGCTAAGACCATTTCTGGAATTACCTTCCCAGATGGTCCTAAAGGTCGAAAAGCCGTTCTTCACTTCCATCGTTTAGTTCCTGCATTAAAGTATAACGGTAACAGCTTCATGTGGGCCGGTGTTGAACCATACGAGTATTTGAAGAACGTACCGATCAATAAGTTAGCATCATCGACTCAGGTTCGTAATCATCCAGTCTTCGTTGGTCCTTACAAGTTAAAGAAAGAAGTTCATGGTGAATCCACCAGCTGGGTACCTAACAAGTATTACTGGGGTGCTAAGCCAAAGATCAAACACATCAGTATCCAAGTTGTTAACCCAAGCAACGTTACCGCTGCTTTAAAGTCTAAGAAGTATGACTGGGCTAACGGTCCTTCCTCTACTCAGTATCCAAACGTTAAACACTTAAAGGATTACCACGTTGTTGGTGGTCCTGCATTATCCTATGACTTCATGGGCTTCCACGTTGGTTATCAGGATAAAGCCGGTGCTAGTGTAATGCAGAAAGATAACAAGATGAATAACCGTAGCTTACGTCGAGCTATGATGTATGCTTTGAACTTAAACGAAGTCGCTAAGAAGTTCGGCTTTGGCTTAAGTTACCGTGCTAATACCTTAATCCCACCGGCAAACAAAGAATACCATTCATCTTATAGCCAGGTACCAGGCTTTCCATACAACTTCAAGAAAGCTAAGACGTTATTAAAGAACGCTGGCTACAAGAAGCGTAATGGCAGTAAATGGTTATCTCAGCCTAACGGCAAGAAGTTAGTAATTAACTTTGGTTGCCCACAGAACGATGCCGCAAGCAGTGCCGAAGATCACTACTACGTACAACAGTGGCATAAGTTAGGCTTAGATGTTAAGTTCGTTAATGGCCGTCCACAAGAATTGAACAGCTTAGCTTCCATGTTACTCAAGCCTAAGCAGAACAAGGTTGATGTCTACGAATTAGGCTTCACCACGACCGCTGATCCAACACCTACTGGTGAATACGGTACCGACGCTAACTTCAACATGTCTCGTTTAAGCACTAAAGAAAACACGAAGCTACTTAACGAAATGAATGACAAGAAGTCATTCAACAAGGCTCACCGTAAGAAAGTCTTCGAAAAGTGGCAGAAGTACATGAACAAAGAAGCTGTTTACACTCCTGAATTCTTCAGCTTAAGCTGGACTCCTGTTAATAGCCGTGTCAAAGGCTACAGTGTCAACCCTGGTGATAACAACATGTGGGGTAAGTTAAGCTTAACCTCTAGTTCGTTAAAGTAA
- a CDS encoding N-acetyldiaminopimelate deacetylase has product MMTLNKSELIHIRRHLHEIPELALHEKETTAYLEKVVRRMPTRYLTIHRFAPVPTALFVRVQGSDPKRTIGYRADMDALPVTEQTGLPFASKHPGVMHACGHDIHMTVALGILSYFATNQPKDNLVFFFQPAEEADSGGKLVYDKGGFSGKFKPDEFYALHDNPNLPAGTIGCRKGTLTAGTNEVNVDLIGKSGHAAYPQKANDMVVAAAQYLSQVQAVISRSISPLKSGVITFGKVRAGVIRNVIAGHARLEGTIRGLTQGMIQRIDNHLKMIGDGIAASFGCQVETQFNQGGYWPVTNNNKLTHFFIHYMKHCSKVNFVYTQPVMTGEDMGYLLHKFPGTMFWLGVQDSSQLHSSTFNPKESAIPIGVNEITDFLKARMQK; this is encoded by the coding sequence ATCATGACGCTAAATAAGTCTGAATTAATTCACATTCGACGTCATCTTCATGAGATTCCTGAATTGGCTCTGCACGAAAAAGAAACGACGGCTTATTTAGAAAAGGTCGTCCGCAGGATGCCGACCCGGTACTTAACGATCCACCGTTTCGCTCCGGTTCCAACGGCTTTATTCGTTAGAGTTCAGGGCAGTGATCCGAAACGAACCATTGGTTACCGTGCTGATATGGATGCCTTACCGGTGACTGAACAGACGGGCTTGCCGTTTGCTTCTAAACATCCCGGTGTCATGCATGCCTGTGGTCATGATATTCACATGACGGTCGCCCTCGGGATCTTAAGTTACTTCGCTACTAATCAGCCTAAAGATAACCTAGTGTTCTTCTTCCAGCCAGCCGAAGAAGCCGACAGTGGCGGTAAGTTAGTTTATGATAAAGGTGGTTTTAGCGGGAAGTTCAAGCCCGATGAATTCTACGCTTTGCATGACAACCCGAACTTGCCTGCCGGAACGATTGGCTGCCGTAAGGGCACGCTGACCGCGGGAACCAACGAAGTTAACGTTGATCTGATCGGCAAGAGCGGTCATGCTGCTTATCCGCAGAAAGCTAATGACATGGTCGTTGCTGCAGCCCAGTACCTTAGTCAAGTTCAGGCCGTGATCTCACGGAGTATCAGTCCGTTAAAGAGCGGTGTAATTACCTTTGGTAAGGTCCGTGCCGGAGTGATCCGTAACGTGATCGCCGGTCACGCCCGTTTGGAAGGAACCATTCGTGGTTTAACTCAGGGCATGATTCAACGGATCGATAATCATTTGAAGATGATCGGTGACGGGATTGCGGCTAGCTTTGGTTGCCAGGTCGAGACCCAGTTTAACCAGGGCGGCTACTGGCCCGTTACTAATAATAATAAATTAACTCATTTCTTCATTCATTATATGAAGCATTGTTCAAAGGTTAATTTTGTGTATACTCAACCGGTGATGACCGGGGAAGACATGGGTTACTTACTTCATAAGTTCCCTGGCACCATGTTCTGGTTAGGTGTTCAGGATAGTTCTCAGTTACATTCATCCACCTTTAACCCTAAGGAATCTGCTATTCCGATCGGTGTGAACGAAATTACTGATTTCTTAAAGGCACGAATGCAAAAGTAA